From a region of the Lactuca sativa cultivar Salinas chromosome 4, Lsat_Salinas_v11, whole genome shotgun sequence genome:
- the LOC111880025 gene encoding zinc finger BED domain-containing protein RICESLEEPER 4-like: MEEIDLGSEQPSTPIGSTNVDVEHDNTNPNFPSFEEALQSDAVNPPNKRQKSIAWDQFVKVTVNGKLKAQCKTCNALLGADPKNGTKYLLVHREKCIAKGQTDIRQKLLVSNSKTDLSTYVYNEKDSRNALAKMVILHEYPLSIVEHVGFKNFTRTIQPLFKCPYRNTLKSDIKMCMRWKKVRLSKRLKICKVELTLQLICGLRPIKKTVHGYHRFVYVPCPHTSEVLTDVLIDALMEWNVDTKLSTITMDNCTKNDALIAYWTTTPKRVDTFESSCRQLKIPYSKKLGLDCPTRWNSTSLMLKVELMYKEVFGRLKQRDSQYKTLPKSLDWENAQEICGGLELFYNVTSIFSGTN; encoded by the exons ATGGAAGAGATTGACTTAGGGAGTGAACAACCTTCAACACCAATTGGTTCTACAAATGTTGATGTTGAACATGATAATACAAATCCAAATTTTCCTTCCTTTGAAGAAGCACTTCAATCAGATGCAGTAAATCCTCCAAACAAAAGACAAAAAAGCATTGCTTGGGATCAATTTGTTAAAGTTACTGTTAATGGGAAACTGAAGGCACAATGTAAAACTTGTAACGCATTATTAGGAGCAGATCCAAAAAATGGCACCAAATATTTGTTAGTACATAGGGAGAAATGCATAGCTAAGGGCCAAACCGATATTCGCCAAAAACTTTTGGTATCAAACTCAAAAACCGATTTGTCTACATATGTCTACAATGAGAAAGATAGTAGAAATGCATTGGCTAAAATGGTTATATTACACGAGTATCCTCTTTCTATTGTTGAGCATGTTGGTTTTAAGAATTTTACAAGGACCATTCAACCTTTATTCAAATGCCCTTATCGGAATACATTAAAAAGTGACATTAAAATGTGTATGCGATGGAAAAAAGTAAGGTTATCCAAAAGATTGAAAATTTGCAAGGTAGAATTGACATTACAACTGATATGTGGACTTCGACCAATCAAAAAAACGGTTCATGGCTATCACAG GTTTGTTTATGTGCCTTGCCCACACACAAGTGAAGTTCTCACGGATGTTTTGATCGATGCATTGATGGAGTGGAATGTGGACACCAAATTGTCTACTATCACAATGGACAATTGTACTAAGAATGATGCATTAATCG CTTATTGGACAACAACCCCCAAAAGAGTTGATACATTTGAGAGCTCATGTCGACAACTCAAAATACCTTACTCCAAGAAGTTAGGTTTAGATTGCCCCACAAGATGGAATTCAACTTCCTTGATGTTGAAAGTGGAATTAATGTATAAGGAGGTCTTTGGGCGTTTAAAACAACGTGATagtcaatacaaaacattgccCAAATCATTAGATTGGGAGAACGCACAAGAAATATGTGGGGGATTGGAATTGTTTTATAATGTCACCTCGATCTTTTCTGGAACAAATTAG